The Trichoderma atroviride chromosome 5, complete sequence genome contains a region encoding:
- a CDS encoding uncharacterized protein (SMCOG1294:Nitrilase/cyanide hydratase and apolipoprotein~antiSMASH:Cluster_5.8), which translates to MVATIRQYKAACVQAEPGWFDLEKCIQKTVSFIHEAGEKGCKLIAFPEVWIPGYTYWGWRVNYQDSLPLLKDYFKNSLRPDSEEMNRIRSAARKAQIYVSLGYSEVEGHSLYIAQIIIDPHGNVINHRRKIKPTHVEKLVFGEGTGDSLNTVVETEIGNLGHLNCWENMNPFLKANAAAQYEEVHVAAWPVYPPASSLKYPDPYTNISEAQSELVTPAYAYETGTWTLAPSQVVTREGARLNLPKRLQNDEAAVDAEAAVIANGFARIYRPDGFRAVEDPAKDFEGIFIVDIDLDENILTKRLADFGGHYMRPDLIRLMVDKTPKTYLVDADKPNPKQFPSSIQRLGLDKPLPEEEQ; encoded by the exons ATGGTTGCAACTATCCGCCAGTACAAGGCTGCCTGTGTTCAGGCCGAGCCAGGATGGTTTGACTTGGAGAAGTGTATTCAGAAGACTGTCAGCTTCATCCACGAAGCTGGCGAAAAGGGATGCAAACTCATTGCTTTCCCTGAAGTTT GGATTCCTGG ATACACCTACTGGGGATGGCGTGTAAACTACCAAGATTCTCTGCCCCTTCTTAAGGATTACTTCAAGAATTCTCTTCGTCCGGATTCCGAAGAGATGAACCGCATCCGAAGTGCCGCTCGCAAGGCCCAGATTTATGTCTCTTTGGGCTACTCCGAGGTTGAGGGCCACAGTCTTTACATTGCCCAGATCATCATTGACCCCCATGGCAACGTTATCAACCACCGCCGCAAGATTAAGCCCACACACGTCGAGAAGCTTGTTTTCGGCGAGGGCACCGGCGATTCCTTGAACACTGTTGTTGAGACTGAAATTGGCAACCTGGGCCACCTCAACTGCTGGGAAAAC ATGAACCCCTTCCTCAAGGCTAATGCTGCTGCCCAATACGAGGAAGTCCACGTTGCCGCGTGGCCCGTCTACCCgcctgcatcttctctgAAGTATCCCGACCCGTACACGAACATCTCAGAAGCCCAGTCTGAGCTCGTGACTCCTGCTTACGCCTATGAGACCGGCACCTGGACGCTCGCCCCTAGCCAGGTCGTCACCAGAGAGGGTGCCCGTCTCAATCTGCCCAAGCGCCTTCAGAATGACGAAGCAGCTGTTGACGCAGAGgctgccgtcatcgccaACGGCTTCGCTCGCATCTACCGACCAGACGGCTTCCGCGCCGTGGAAGATCCTGCCAAGGATTTCGAAGGAATCTTCATTGTCGATATCGATCTTGATGAGAATATTTTGACCAAGCGTCTTGCTGATTTC GGTGGACACTACATGCGACCTGATCTTATTCGCCTTATGGTTGATAAGACACCAAAGACGTATCTTGTCGATGCCGATAAACCCAACCCCAAGCAGTTCCCCAGCTCTATCCAGCGCCTTGGACTGGACAAGCCTCTTCCGGAAGAAGAGCAATGA